The DNA region GGCTGGAGTTTAAGGGTTGTCTTGAGCAAGCTGAGTGGGTTCTGCTAATAAACCATGCTAGCCATGGTAAGTCATGGTGCAGTGGACTTCTATAGTTGGTATTGCTGTCTGTAGGCTGGGAATTGTCCCTGAATTCATGTAGGTGTTCTTTATATGCAGGATTACATGCTCAAGTATTAGATTGATTTTATGCAAGGAATGTGTGATGTCAAATGAGTGATCAGTGTATGATACATTCCTTTGTTTGCCCTAATTCTAGGATAGCTTGTTCTACTCTGAGTTGGGTGAAGAGATGTGgctcttctgtttgcttttgcagGAAGGTCCATCTGTCTGTGTGTAcccactgctcctggggagATGTCCAATGTTTCCAGCTACGCCCTCCGCATGGCCCGGCTGAGTGCCCAGATATTCGGCGACGTGGTCAGGCCCACAGACTCCAAATCCATGAAGGTGGTGAAGCTGTTCAGCGAGCAGCCCCTGGCCAAGCGGGAGGAGGTGTACAACTGGTACCCCCCTCACAACACCTACTACGCCCTCATGAAGAAACTCCGCTACTTCGGGCTCTACAGGTGCTTCCTGTGCTTGGAGGGTGGGAGCAGGACTGGAGAGGGAGGGTGGGAGCAGGACTGGAGTCTTGTTGCAGTTATTTTCCTCAAGGGAAATGTTTAGTTCTGAATATGATGCATATGGAAATAGGCACTTGATTGTTGGCACAGAGGGCAAGGAGAGCAAAAAGTGACTGCTGTCTAATTTTTATCATAATTGGAACCTTTTGTAAGAAAGACTTGAGGTTTAGTTGTGAGCAGGCAGTTACCTAAGAAATAGttcctgcttttgctttgtggggaagagaagaaagcttTCTGATAGACAAGAGATGGGTCTGTAGTTCTAAATATGGCAAATGAATGTGCTACAAAGAGGTGATGTTAACACCAGACTTACCATATATTTCTGTCATTCAACAGCCAATAAGTGAAATTTAGAAGAGACAAAGTCTCTGTTAGGCCAGAGGgcttttttattcttcaaaataaattaaattaaattaaaatgtgatttaaataaTCTTGTTAATTCCAGCTTCATCTAAACCAGTTGTCTAATTTCTAAATTAACTCCCACAGTCTGTATGAGGGAGAATTGTACTGCTGAAGAAAATCAGCAGGAGTCAAATGCAGTTCTTTCACTTCAATTAAGTAGcactaaaaaaatctttaaaagtgAGGCTGCAAACCCTGTATAGTCAAAACAGATTACTTGTCACTGGTATGACAATAGTAACCATCAAGGATTGCATCCAGGATGCTCTTGATTTAGGTAGGTGTGCCAACACTTTCTAGACTGGCTGTTTACACAGAAAGCCTCAATGTGATGCTAATGTTCTTtactcttctccttcccttatTAAGTTCCTTCTCTAGCTGTATACAGAGttggtagaagaaaaaaaatgtgtaatgaAGAATTATAGACTAATGGGGCCAGTAATAAATCACAagctttttgtttctatttagagaagttgtgtttaaaaaaaacaatgaagcaATCTTAGGCCATATAGGATGCAGTCATAACTACTGAAACTGACTTTGCACTAAAAAATACAGGGACAGATTAATAGAACTTATTAGAAAGTGATTGAGGATTAATTatccctgccagccccttcATCCTCCTTCCTATTTTACTCTCTTATTAAGATTCTCCCAGTACTGATGCCGTCTTCATAACTCATTCCTGAAGTCACCTGAGAGCAGTGCCGTGTGCTGTAATTACTGCTCAGTATGGCCCTGTTTCCCTAGGAGCTA from Vidua chalybeata isolate OUT-0048 chromosome 5, bVidCha1 merged haplotype, whole genome shotgun sequence includes:
- the MRPS33 gene encoding 28S ribosomal protein S33, mitochondrial yields the protein MSNVSSYALRMARLSAQIFGDVVRPTDSKSMKVVKLFSEQPLAKREEVYNWYPPHNTYYALMKKLRYFGLYRDEHQDFKEEMRRLKKLRGKEKPKKGEGKRALKKK